In Amaranthus tricolor cultivar Red isolate AtriRed21 chromosome 3, ASM2621246v1, whole genome shotgun sequence, a single window of DNA contains:
- the LOC130808408 gene encoding succinate dehydrogenase [ubiquinone] iron-sulfur subunit 3, mitochondrial-like has translation MTCGCGKWQGSRIPCKRGLRVIYNQRLDPRDFVSPFYNGAAYKLTYGDHIHPMADPTHWPSLDVPEIAPPQGKRNAGRPPKQRRRAAHEAKKGKRHKNNKCSLCKELGHNAVTCKAKKASSKKTTHAASSSQQGSFHPTIQSYDSIPPVDFNPTWITGDGLKRAVIGRVKKFRNESFPTLEGHPAAQTHAKEALEQSTSLRGKGKKEFRIYRWNPQFPNHKPFLQSYFLDLSTSGPMVLDALQKIKAEDDSSLSYRRSCREGICGSCSMNIDGLNTVACLKPIDSDTTKPTTLTPLPHMFVIKDLVVDLTNFYEQYKSIEPWLKTRKRPENGREYRQSPQDRKKLDGLYECILCACCTTACPAYWWNPEEYLGPAALINAYRWVSDSRDDYTEERLEALLADGKKLDRCRSIKNCTAACPKSLDPASAINIMRARHKLSVRL, from the exons atgacttgtgGGTGTGGGAAATGGCAAGGATCACGGATCCCTTGCAAGCGTGGGCTAAGGGTCATTTACAACCAGAGACTTGATCCTAGGGACTTTGTCTCACCTTTCTACAATGGGGCTGCTTACAAACTCACTTATGGAGACCACATCCACCCCATGGCTGATCCAACTCATTGGCCTTCACTAGATGTGCCAGAAATTGCACCACCCCAAGGGAAAAGAAATGCTGGCAGACCACCTAAGCAAAGGAGAAGAGCTGCTCATGAggcaaaaaaaggaaagaggcaTAAGAATAACAAATGCAGCCTATGCAAAGAACTAGGCCACAATGCAGTGACATGCAAGGCAAAAAAGGCATCATCAAAGAAGACAACAcatgcagcttcctcttcacagcAAG GATCGTTCCATCCTACAATCCAATCCTACGATTCGATCCCACCAGTTGATTTCAATCCTAC GTGGATTACAGGAGATGGGTTGAAGAGAGCGGTAATAGGAAGAGTAAAGAAATTTAGAAATGAATCCTTCCCAACGTTGGAAGGCCACCCAGCTGCACAGACTCATGCTAAAGAAGCCTTGGAACAGTCCACATCATTGAGAGGGAAAGGGAAGAAAGAATTTAGGATATATAGATGGAATCCTCAATTCCCTAATCATAAGCCTTTTCTTCAGTCCTACTTCCTCGACCTCTCTACTTCTGGCCCTATG GTTTTAGATGCATTGCAAAAGATAAAAGCAGAGGATgattcaagtttgagctatagAAGATCATGCAGAGAAGGAATATGTGGGTCATGCTCAATGAATATTGATGGCCTTAACACTGTTGCTTGCCTTAAACCCATTGATTCTGATACTACCAAGCCTACCACTTTGACTCCCCTTCCacatatgtttgttataaaggATCTCGTCGTTGATCTTACCAACTTCTATGAGCAATACAA GTCAATTGAACCATGGCTAAAGACAAGGAAGAGACCAGAGAACGGTAGAGAGTATAGACAATCGCCTCAAGATAGGAAGAAGCTTGATGGATTATACGAGTGTATATTATGTGCTTGTTGTACAACAGCATGCCCTGCATACTGGTGGAATCCAGAGGAATATTTGGGTCCGGCAGCTTTAATTAATGCATATCGATGGGTGTCTGATAGTCGAGACGATTACACGGAGGAAAGATTGGAGGCTCTATTGGCAGATGGTAAGAAATTAGACAGGTGCAGGAGTATCAAGAATTGTACTGCAGCGTGTCCTAAGAGCTTAGATCCTGCTTCTGCTATTAACATTATGAGGGCTCGACATAAGCTTTCTGTGCGCCTTTAA